CGTCCACACCATCCAGCTGCCTGTCGTGTGCAGCGTGCGTGGCTGGGCCGCGGGACTCGGCTGCAACCTCGCGCTCGCCGCCGATTTCACTGTGGCAGCGTCAGATTCGGTGTTCTGGGAACCGTTCCTCGACCGGGGATTCAGCCCGGACTCGGGTTCGACATGGCTGCTGCCCCGGCTGGTCGGGCTGGCGCGGGCCAAGAGCATGCTGCTGCTCGGCGAGAAGGTCAGCGGACCAGACGCCGCGGACTGGGGCCTGATCCACCGATGTGTGGGCGACGACGAACTCGACGACGTCGCCGCGGAACTGGTGGCGCGGCTGGCCTCCGGGCCCACCGTCGCCATCGGACTCGCCAAGCAGGCCATTCACTACGGACAACACGCGACGCTGCCACAGTCGATGAACCAGGAACTGTTCAACCTGGAGTTGTCGTCGCGTACGAAGGATTTCAAGGAAGGACTCGCGGCGTTCCGCGAGAAGCGCACGCCGGATTTCGGTGGCCGGTGACCCGGACGGAAGAGGACCAAACCATGTCATACAACGACATCACCTACGAGGTCGACGGGCACAAGGCCACGATCACGCTGAACCGGCCCAACGCACTCAATGCGCTCAGCCCCGCGATGATCTCCGAACTTCGCACCGCGTACGACGAGGCGGAGAACGATGACAACGTCTGGATCCTGATCGTGACTGGAACCGGTCGCGCGTTCTGCACCGGCGCCGACGTCGGCGAGATTCCCGAGGACGGCAGGGTTATCTATGAACGGCCGTACCTGACCACCTACGATCAGTGGGAGGCGCCGCAGGAGGGCACACCGCCGTTTCGTCGCATGGCGAAGCCCGTGCTGACGGCGGTCAACGGGTTGTGCTGCGGCGCCGGACTCGACTGGATCACCACCGGCGATATCGCGATCGCGTCGGAGAAGGCCACGTTCTTCGACCCGCACGTGAGCATCGGCCTGGTGGCGGGCCGTGAGATGGTGCGGTTGGCCCGCGTGCTCCCCCGCAACATCGCGCTGCGGATGGCGCTGATGGGTAAGCACGAACGGATGAGCGCGCAACGGGCCTACGAGCTCGGCATGATCAGCGAGGTCGTCGAGCACGACAAGCTCCTCGAACGCGCCCACGAGATCGCCGACATCGTGAACTCCAATGCACCGCTGGCGGTTCGGGGTACTCGCCTGGCCATCCACAAGACGCTCGACCTGCCGCTGCACGAAGCCGAGATCCTGGCCGAGACCTTCCGCGAACGCGTGGTCCGCACCGAGGACGCCGACGAGGGCCCGAAGGCGTTCATGGAAAAGCGCGCCCCGAACTGGCAGTGCCGATGACCGCGCCGGCCTTCGAGACGATCCTGCTCGACGTGGACGCGGCCGACCACGTCGCCACCATCACGCTGAACCGGCCGGATTCCCTCAACTCCTTCAACAGGACGATGTGCGAGGAGATGGCCAAAGCGTGGCGGACGGTCAAACTCGACGACTCGGTCCACGCCGTGGTGGTGCGCGCCGCCGGCGAGCGGGCATTTTCCGCGGGTCTCGATATCAAATCGCCCTACGGTCAACCCGAGAACGTCTGGAACCACGAGGATCCCGGCGAATACCTCAGCCCCAAGTGGCAGAAGATGTGGAAACCCGTTGTGTGCGCCGTGCAGGGCATGTGCACCGCGGGCGCCTTCTATTTCGTCAACGAGTCCGACGTCGTCATCTGCAGCGAGGACGCGACGTTCTTCGACTCCCACGTCAGCGCCGGTCTGGTCTGCGCGCTGGAGCCGATCGGCCTGATGCGCCGGGTGGGCTTGGGCGAGACGCTACGAATCGCGTTGATGGGCAACGACGAACGTGTCAGCGCCGAGACCGCACGACAGATCGGCCTGGTGACCGAAGTCGTTCCCGCGGAACGCCTCTGGGCGCGTGCCCACGAGATCGCAGCATCGATCGCGGCCAAACCGCCGTCGGCGACACAGGGCACCGTCAAGGCGATCTGGGAGTCGCTGGACAAACCCTATCGGGCGGCGATGGAGCAGAACCTGATCTACACAAGGTTGGGAAACCCGATCGGACAGGCCGAACTCGCCGAGCGCTCCCCCAGCGGCAGGCCGACCCCGAGGCTGCGTTGATGACCGGACATGCCCTCAGCCGCCGTGTCCGTACCGTCCTCGAGCTACGCCCCGACGGGCCCGGTGTGGAATACGAGGGTCAGTGGGTGACGTGGGGTGAGATCGCCGCACTGGCGGGGCGCATCGAGTCGCTCGACGTGACAGGGCGCCAGGTGGGGATCCTGTTGCGTAACACGCCGACTCACGTCGCGACCTTCCTCGGCGTGCTGATGGGTGGCGGCACGGTCGTCGTCATCAACCCGTCCCGCGGCGACGATCGCATCAGGGCCGACATCGAGTCGCTGCGCCTGCCGGTGGTCATCGGCACCGGCGAGGATCTGGCGACGCTGGTGTCGCCTGCGCCGCACACGACCACCGTGGCGATCGGCGCCCTGGCCGACGTGCCCGACGTCAGCGCGGCGTCGGAGCACGACCCGGACGCCGGGCGCCCCGGAGTGGCGGTGCGCATGCTGACCAGCGGCACGACCGGCCCGCCCAAGAGAATTGACCTCACCTACGACATGCTGGCACGCAGCGTGATCGGCACCGACTTCGACGGGGCCCCGTCCCCTACCGAACCGCGGCGCGGGGTCGCGATCGTCAACGCTCCCCTGGTGCACATCGGCGGCGTGTTCCGTGTCCTTCAATGTGTCTGTGAAGCGCGATCATTCGCGCTACTGGATCGATTTGAGCTTGATCGGTGGGCCGATGCCGTGCGCAGGCACCGTCCCCAGGCGGTGTCGTTGGTGCCCGCGGCGCTGCGGACAGTGCTGCACTCCGACCTGACCCGCGACGATCTGCACAGCATCCGCGCGGTGACCTCGGGGACGGCACCCCTGTCCGCTGACGATGCCGACGCGTTCACCGAGAAGTTCGGCATACCGGTCCTCACGTCATATGCCGCAACGGAGTTCGGTGGCGGCGTCGCCGGCTGGACGCTGCGTGATTATCAGCAGTACTGGCAGAGCAAGCGGGGAAGCGTTGGCAGGGCCACGCTGGGCGCACAGCTGCGCGTCGTCGACGACAACGGCACGCCTGTCGGCGTGAATCAGCCGGGACTGCTCGAGGTCAAGCCCGGCCAGCTCGGGCCCGGCGGGGAGTGGTTGCGCACCACCGACATGGCGCGCATCGATGAGGACGGATTCCTCTGGATCCTCGGCCGCGCCGATCAGGCGATCATCCGGGGCGGCTTCAAGGTGATGCCCGACGATGTGCGCACGGCGCTGGAGAGCCACCCGGCGGTGCGGGGCGCCGCAGTCGTGGGCCGGCCCGACCCGCGGCTCGGCGAGACACCCGTGGCCATGGTCGAACTACGGGCGCCGGTCGAGGCGGACACGCTGCTCGACCACCTCCGAACGCGCTTGGCCGGATACGAGATTCCCACCGACATCGCGGTCGTGGACGCCATTCCGCGGACACCGTCCGGAAAGGCCGATCTGACCGCCGTCCGCGCTCATTTCACCTCCGTCGAACATGCCTGACACCGTCGCCGACGTCCTGCGTGGTCAGGCACGCCGTCGCGGCGGCCATCCGCTGCTGATATGCGACGGCGACAGGCTCAGCTACGCCGAGGCGGACCGCCGCTCCGCGCGCCTGGCTCGTGGACTCCTCGCTCTCGGTGCGGGCAAGGGCACGCACGTCGGGGTGCTGTATCCGAACGGCGCCGACTGGATCGTCGCGATGCTGGCCGCCGCG
The nucleotide sequence above comes from Mycolicibacterium moriokaense. Encoded proteins:
- a CDS encoding enoyl-CoA hydratase/isomerase family protein, whose translation is MTAPAFETILLDVDAADHVATITLNRPDSLNSFNRTMCEEMAKAWRTVKLDDSVHAVVVRAAGERAFSAGLDIKSPYGQPENVWNHEDPGEYLSPKWQKMWKPVVCAVQGMCTAGAFYFVNESDVVICSEDATFFDSHVSAGLVCALEPIGLMRRVGLGETLRIALMGNDERVSAETARQIGLVTEVVPAERLWARAHEIAASIAAKPPSATQGTVKAIWESLDKPYRAAMEQNLIYTRLGNPIGQAELAERSPSGRPTPRLR
- a CDS encoding class I adenylate-forming enzyme family protein — its product is MTGHALSRRVRTVLELRPDGPGVEYEGQWVTWGEIAALAGRIESLDVTGRQVGILLRNTPTHVATFLGVLMGGGTVVVINPSRGDDRIRADIESLRLPVVIGTGEDLATLVSPAPHTTTVAIGALADVPDVSAASEHDPDAGRPGVAVRMLTSGTTGPPKRIDLTYDMLARSVIGTDFDGAPSPTEPRRGVAIVNAPLVHIGGVFRVLQCVCEARSFALLDRFELDRWADAVRRHRPQAVSLVPAALRTVLHSDLTRDDLHSIRAVTSGTAPLSADDADAFTEKFGIPVLTSYAATEFGGGVAGWTLRDYQQYWQSKRGSVGRATLGAQLRVVDDNGTPVGVNQPGLLEVKPGQLGPGGEWLRTTDMARIDEDGFLWILGRADQAIIRGGFKVMPDDVRTALESHPAVRGAAVVGRPDPRLGETPVAMVELRAPVEADTLLDHLRTRLAGYEIPTDIAVVDAIPRTPSGKADLTAVRAHFTSVEHA
- a CDS encoding enoyl-CoA hydratase/isomerase family protein, which codes for MADDGAVTTSRVDGVLHVRFERPSRRNSLSPSMVKAFVDTLTEAASDDSLRAVHIRGAGSDFCAGVDWSSNPSAERPRTGDLVRRVPHGSHRVIELVHTIQLPVVCSVRGWAAGLGCNLALAADFTVAASDSVFWEPFLDRGFSPDSGSTWLLPRLVGLARAKSMLLLGEKVSGPDAADWGLIHRCVGDDELDDVAAELVARLASGPTVAIGLAKQAIHYGQHATLPQSMNQELFNLELSSRTKDFKEGLAAFREKRTPDFGGR
- a CDS encoding enoyl-CoA hydratase/isomerase family protein — its product is MSYNDITYEVDGHKATITLNRPNALNALSPAMISELRTAYDEAENDDNVWILIVTGTGRAFCTGADVGEIPEDGRVIYERPYLTTYDQWEAPQEGTPPFRRMAKPVLTAVNGLCCGAGLDWITTGDIAIASEKATFFDPHVSIGLVAGREMVRLARVLPRNIALRMALMGKHERMSAQRAYELGMISEVVEHDKLLERAHEIADIVNSNAPLAVRGTRLAIHKTLDLPLHEAEILAETFRERVVRTEDADEGPKAFMEKRAPNWQCR